A genome region from Euphorbia lathyris chromosome 4, ddEupLath1.1, whole genome shotgun sequence includes the following:
- the LOC136227747 gene encoding cyclase-like protein 2: MDHHHHHFSIILLFTLATVVYGGGRGTGRELENGKIYDITHRYVEDMPKFESKDGMGPFLQQTQSIKNGSIVNEANINLTTHSGTHVDAPSHFYQSYYEAGFDADSLDLKVLNGPALLIDVPRNTNITAEVMKSLKIPKGIYRVLFRTLNTDRKLMYKKEFDSSYTGFKADGAKWLVDNTDIKLVGVDYLSVAAYTDLAPTHLHFLKNRRIIPVEGLKLEDIKTGVYNLHCLPLRLHGADGSPTRCILIE, encoded by the exons ATGGATCACCACCACCACCATTTCTCAATTATACTTCTCTTCACTCTAGCCACCGTGGTCTACGGTGGTGGCCGGGGCACCGGCCGCGAGCTCGAGAACGGAAAAATCTATGACATAACTCATAGATATGTTGAAGACATGCCTAAGTTTGAGTCAAAGGATGGGATGGGACCGTTCCTACAGCAAACTCAGAGTATAAAGAATGGTTCGATTGTTAATGAAGCAAATATAAACTTGACCACACATTCAGGGACTCATGTTGATGCTCCTAGCCATTTTTATCAGTCTTATTATGAAGCTGGGTTTGATGCTGATTCCCTTGACTTGAAGGTCCTTAATg GCCCAGCATTGTTAATTGACGTTCCAAGAAATACCAACATCActg CTGAGGTGATGAAGTCGTTGAAAATTCCAAAGGGTATATATCGTGTTCTATTCAGAACTTTGAATACCGACAG AAAGCTTATGTATAAGAAGGAATTCGATTCCAGCTATACTGGATTTAAGGCCGATGGAGCAAAATGGCTAGTGGACAATACTGACATTAAACTTGTTG GAGTCGATTACTTGTCTGTTGCTGCATACACGGATTTGGCTCCAACACATCTTCACTTCCTTAAAAACAGG aGAATTATTCCAGTGGAAGGCTTAAAACTTGAGGATATTAAGACAGGAGTATATAATCTCCATTGCTTGCCTCTAAGGTTGCATGGTGCTGATGGTTCACCAACCCGATGCATTCTTATTGAATGA